The proteins below come from a single Streptococcus canis genomic window:
- a CDS encoding LPXTG cell wall anchor domain-containing protein, whose translation MKARLDQVTTSEVTVNDADSNGKPDSQDAAEAAAEAAVKAAEDAAQAGKDKKAEVEADGVVNPDEKSAVDGLNDVTTEKKGTATPLVDSLPEGPVKEALKARLDQVTTSEVTVNDADSNGKPDSQDAAEAAAEAAVKAAEDAAQAGKDKKAEVEADGVVNPDEKSAVDGLNDVTTEKKGTATPLVDSLPEGPVKEALKARLDQVTTSEVTVNDADSNGKPDSQDAAEAAAEAAVKAAEDAAQAGKDKKAEVEADGVVNPDEKSAVDGLNDVTTEKKGTATPLVDSLPEGPVKEALKARLDQVTTSEVTVNDADSNGKPDSQDAAEAAAEAAVKAAEDAAQAGKDKKAEVEADGVVNPDEKSAVDGLNDVTTEKKGTATPLVDSLPEGPVKEALKARLDQVTTSEVTVNDADSNGKPDSQDAAEAAAEAAVKAAEDAAQAGKDKKAEVEADGVVNPDEKSAVDGLNDVTTEKKGTATPLVDSLPEGPVKEALKARLDQVTTSEVTVNDADSNGKPDSQDAAEAAAEAAVKAAEDAAQAGKDKKAEVEADGVVNPDEKSAVDGLNDVTTEKKGTATPLVDSLPEGPVKEALKARLDQVTTSEVTVNDADSNGKPDSQDAAEAAAEAAVKAAEDAAQAGKDKKAEVEADGVVNPDEKSAVDGLNDVTTEKKGTATPLVDSLPEGPVKEALKARLDQVTTSEVTVNDADSNGKPDSQDAAEAAAEAAVKAAEDAAQAGKDKKAEVEADGVVNPDEKSAVDGLNDVTTEKKGTATPLVDSLPEGPVKEALKARLDQVTTSEVTVNDADSNGKPDSQDAAEAAAEAAVKAAEDAAQAGKDKKAEVEADGVVNPDEKSAVDGLNDVTTEKKGTATPLVDSLPEGPVKEALKARLDQVTTSEVTVNDADSNGKPDSQDAAEAAAEAAVKAAEDAAQAGKDKKAEVEADGVVNPDEKSAVDGLNDVTTEKKGTATPLVDSLPEGPVKEALKARLDQVTTSEVTVNDADSNGKPDSQDAAEAAAEAAVKAAEDAAQAGKDKKAEVEADGVVNPDEKSAVDGLNDVTTEKKGTATPLVDSLPEGPVKEALKARLDQVTTSEVTVNDADSNGKPDSQDAAEAAAEAAVKAAEDAAQAGKDKKAEVEADGVVNPDEKSAVDGLNDVTTEKKGTATPLVDSLPEGPVKEALKARLDQVTTSEVTVNDADSNGKPDSQDAAEAAAEAAVKAAEDAAQAGKDKKAEVEADGVVNPDEKSAVDGLNDVTTEKKGTATPLVDSLPEGPVKEALKARLDQVTTSEVTVNDADSNGKPDSQDAAEAAAEAAVKAAEDAAQAGKDKKAEVEADGVVNPDEKSAVDGLNDVTTEKKGTATPLVDSLPEGPVKEALKARLDQVTTSEVTVNDADSNGKPDSQDAAEAAAEAAVKAAEDAAQAGKDKKAEVEADGVVNPDEKSAVDGLNDVTTEKKGTATPLVDSLPEGPVKEALKARLDQVTTSEVTVNDADSNGKPDSQDAAEAAAEAAVKAAEDAAQAGKDKKAEVEADGVVNPDEKSAVDGLNDVTTEKKGTATPLVDSLPEGPVKEALKARLDQVTTSEVTVNDADSNGKPDSQDAAEAAAEAAVKAAEDAAQAGKDKKAEVEADGVVNPDEKSAVDGLNDVTTEKKGTATPLVDSLPEGPVKEALKARLDQVTTSEVTVNDADSNGKPDSQDAAEAAAEAAVKAAEDAAQAGKDKKAEVEADGVVNPDEKSAVDGLNDVTTEKKGTATPLVDSLPEGPVKEALKARLDQVTTSEVTVNDADSNGKPDSQDAAEAAAEAAVKAAEDAAQAGKDKKAEVEADGVVNPDEKSAVDGLNDVTTEKKGTATPLVDSLPEGPVKEALKARLDQVTTSEVTVNDADSNGKPDSQDAAEAAAEAAVKAAEDAAQAGKDKKAEVEADGVVNPDEKSAVDGLNDVTTEKKGTATPLVDSLPEGPVKEALKARLDQVTTSEVTVNDADSNGKPDSQDAAEAAAEAAVKAAEDAAQAGKDKKAEVEADGVVNPDEKSAVDGLNDVTTEKKGTATPLVDSLPEGPVKEALKARLDQVTTSEVTVNDADSNGKPDSQDAAEAAAEAAVKAAEDAAQAGKDKKAEVEADGVVELPSTGEINTHLSLFGIIVLLISTLMYGSKKKED comes from the coding sequence TTGAAAGCACGTCTTGATCAAGTAACGACATCAGAAGTAACCGTCAACGATGCGGATAGCAACGGCAAACCAGATTCCCAAGATGCCGCAGAAGCCGCAGCTGAAGCAGCCGTGAAAGCAGCCGAAGATGCCGCCCAAGCAGGCAAAGATAAGAAAGCTGAAGTTGAAGCAGATGGTGTTGTTAATCCAGATGAGAAATCAGCCGTAGATGGCTTGAACGATGTCACAACTGAGAAGAAAGGTACAGCAACTCCGTTAGTCGATAGCTTACCAGAAGGCCCAGTCAAAGAAGCGTTGAAAGCACGTCTTGATCAAGTAACGACATCAGAAGTAACCGTCAACGATGCGGATAGCAACGGCAAACCAGATTCCCAAGATGCCGCAGAAGCCGCAGCTGAAGCAGCCGTGAAAGCAGCCGAAGATGCCGCCCAAGCAGGCAAAGATAAGAAAGCTGAAGTTGAAGCAGATGGTGTTGTTAATCCAGATGAGAAATCAGCCGTAGATGGCTTGAACGATGTCACAACTGAGAAGAAAGGTACAGCAACTCCGTTAGTCGATAGCTTACCAGAAGGCCCAGTCAAAGAAGCGTTGAAAGCACGTCTTGATCAAGTAACGACATCAGAAGTAACCGTCAACGATGCGGATAGCAACGGCAAACCAGATTCCCAAGATGCCGCAGAAGCCGCAGCTGAAGCAGCCGTGAAAGCAGCCGAAGATGCCGCCCAAGCAGGCAAAGATAAGAAAGCTGAAGTTGAAGCAGATGGTGTTGTTAATCCAGATGAGAAATCAGCCGTAGATGGCTTGAACGATGTCACAACTGAGAAGAAAGGTACAGCAACTCCGTTAGTCGATAGCTTACCAGAAGGCCCAGTCAAAGAAGCGTTGAAAGCACGTCTTGATCAAGTAACGACATCAGAAGTAACCGTCAACGATGCGGATAGCAACGGCAAACCAGATTCCCAAGATGCCGCAGAAGCCGCAGCTGAAGCAGCCGTGAAAGCAGCCGAAGATGCCGCCCAAGCAGGCAAAGATAAGAAAGCTGAAGTTGAAGCAGATGGTGTTGTTAATCCAGATGAGAAATCAGCCGTAGATGGCTTGAACGATGTCACAACTGAGAAGAAAGGTACAGCAACTCCGTTAGTCGATAGCTTACCAGAAGGCCCAGTCAAAGAAGCGTTGAAAGCACGTCTTGATCAAGTAACGACATCAGAAGTAACCGTCAACGATGCGGATAGCAACGGCAAACCAGATTCCCAAGATGCCGCAGAAGCCGCAGCTGAAGCAGCCGTGAAAGCAGCCGAAGATGCCGCCCAAGCAGGCAAAGATAAGAAAGCTGAAGTTGAAGCAGATGGTGTTGTTAATCCAGATGAGAAATCAGCCGTAGATGGCTTGAACGATGTCACAACTGAGAAGAAAGGTACAGCAACTCCGTTAGTCGATAGCTTACCAGAAGGCCCAGTCAAAGAAGCGTTGAAAGCACGTCTTGATCAAGTAACGACATCAGAAGTAACCGTCAACGATGCGGATAGCAACGGCAAACCAGATTCCCAAGATGCCGCAGAAGCCGCAGCTGAAGCAGCCGTGAAAGCAGCCGAAGATGCCGCCCAAGCAGGCAAAGATAAGAAAGCTGAAGTTGAAGCAGATGGTGTTGTTAATCCAGATGAGAAATCAGCCGTAGATGGCTTGAACGATGTCACAACTGAGAAGAAAGGTACAGCAACTCCGTTAGTCGATAGCTTACCAGAAGGCCCAGTCAAAGAAGCGTTGAAAGCACGTCTTGATCAAGTAACGACATCAGAAGTAACCGTCAACGATGCGGATAGCAACGGCAAACCAGATTCCCAAGATGCCGCAGAAGCCGCAGCTGAAGCAGCCGTGAAAGCAGCCGAAGATGCCGCCCAAGCAGGCAAAGATAAGAAAGCTGAAGTTGAAGCAGATGGTGTTGTTAATCCAGATGAGAAATCAGCCGTAGATGGCTTGAACGATGTCACAACTGAGAAGAAAGGTACAGCAACTCCGTTAGTCGATAGCTTACCAGAAGGCCCAGTCAAAGAAGCGTTGAAAGCACGTCTTGATCAAGTAACGACATCAGAAGTAACCGTCAACGATGCGGATAGCAACGGCAAACCAGATTCCCAAGATGCCGCAGAAGCCGCAGCTGAAGCAGCCGTGAAAGCAGCCGAAGATGCCGCCCAAGCAGGCAAAGATAAGAAAGCTGAAGTTGAAGCAGATGGTGTTGTTAATCCAGATGAGAAATCAGCCGTAGATGGCTTGAACGATGTCACAACTGAGAAGAAAGGTACAGCAACTCCGTTAGTCGATAGCTTACCAGAAGGCCCAGTCAAAGAAGCGTTGAAAGCACGTCTTGATCAAGTAACGACATCAGAAGTAACCGTCAACGATGCGGATAGCAACGGCAAACCAGATTCCCAAGATGCCGCAGAAGCCGCAGCTGAAGCAGCCGTGAAAGCAGCCGAAGATGCCGCCCAAGCAGGCAAAGATAAGAAAGCTGAAGTTGAAGCAGATGGTGTTGTTAATCCAGATGAGAAATCAGCCGTAGATGGCTTGAACGATGTCACAACTGAGAAGAAAGGTACAGCAACTCCGTTAGTCGATAGCTTACCAGAAGGCCCAGTCAAAGAAGCGTTGAAAGCACGTCTTGATCAAGTAACGACATCAGAAGTAACCGTCAACGATGCGGATAGCAACGGCAAACCAGATTCCCAAGATGCCGCAGAAGCCGCAGCTGAAGCAGCCGTGAAAGCAGCCGAAGATGCCGCCCAAGCAGGCAAAGATAAGAAAGCTGAAGTTGAAGCAGATGGTGTTGTTAATCCAGATGAGAAATCAGCCGTAGATGGCTTGAACGATGTCACAACTGAGAAGAAAGGTACAGCAACTCCGTTAGTCGATAGCTTACCAGAAGGCCCAGTCAAAGAAGCGTTGAAAGCACGTCTTGATCAAGTAACGACATCAGAAGTAACCGTCAACGATGCGGATAGCAACGGCAAACCAGATTCCCAAGATGCCGCAGAAGCCGCAGCTGAAGCAGCCGTGAAAGCAGCCGAAGATGCCGCCCAAGCAGGCAAAGATAAGAAAGCTGAAGTTGAAGCAGATGGTGTTGTTAATCCAGATGAGAAATCAGCCGTAGATGGCTTGAACGATGTCACAACTGAGAAGAAAGGTACAGCAACTCCGTTAGTCGATAGCTTACCAGAAGGCCCAGTCAAAGAAGCGTTGAAAGCACGTCTTGATCAAGTAACGACATCAGAAGTAACCGTCAACGATGCGGATAGCAACGGCAAACCAGATTCCCAAGATGCCGCAGAAGCCGCAGCTGAAGCAGCCGTGAAAGCAGCCGAAGATGCCGCCCAAGCAGGCAAAGATAAGAAAGCTGAAGTTGAAGCAGATGGTGTTGTTAATCCAGATGAGAAATCAGCCGTAGATGGCTTGAACGATGTCACAACTGAGAAGAAAGGTACAGCAACTCCGTTAGTCGATAGCTTACCAGAAGGCCCAGTCAAAGAAGCGTTGAAAGCACGTCTTGATCAAGTAACGACATCAGAAGTAACCGTCAACGATGCGGATAGCAACGGCAAACCAGATTCCCAAGATGCCGCAGAAGCCGCAGCTGAAGCAGCCGTGAAAGCAGCCGAAGATGCCGCCCAAGCAGGCAAAGATAAGAAAGCTGAAGTTGAAGCAGATGGTGTTGTTAATCCAGATGAGAAATCAGCCGTAGATGGCTTGAACGATGTCACAACTGAGAAGAAAGGTACAGCAACTCCGTTAGTCGATAGCTTACCAGAAGGCCCAGTCAAAGAAGCGTTGAAAGCACGTCTTGATCAAGTAACGACATCAGAAGTAACCGTCAACGATGCGGATAGCAACGGCAAACCAGATTCCCAAGATGCCGCAGAAGCCGCAGCTGAAGCAGCCGTGAAAGCAGCCGAAGATGCCGCCCAAGCAGGCAAAGATAAGAAAGCTGAAGTTGAAGCAGATGGTGTTGTTAATCCAGATGAGAAATCAGCCGTAGATGGCTTGAACGATGTCACAACTGAGAAGAAAGGTACAGCAACTCCGTTAGTCGATAGCTTACCAGAAGGCCCAGTCAAAGAAGCGTTGAAAGCACGTCTTGATCAAGTAACGACATCAGAAGTAACCGTCAACGATGCGGATAGCAACGGCAAACCAGATTCCCAAGATGCCGCAGAAGCCGCAGCTGAAGCAGCCGTGAAAGCAGCCGAAGATGCCGCCCAAGCAGGCAAAGATAAGAAAGCTGAAGTTGAAGCAGATGGTGTTGTTAATCCAGATGAGAAATCAGCCGTAGATGGCTTGAACGATGTCACAACTGAGAAGAAAGGTACAGCAACTCCGTTAGTCGATAGCTTACCAGAAGGCCCAGTCAAAGAAGCGTTGAAAGCACGTCTTGATCAAGTAACGACATCAGAAGTAACCGTCAACGATGCGGATAGCAACGGCAAACCAGATTCCCAAGATGCCGCAGAAGCCGCAGCTGAAGCAGCCGTGAAAGCAGCCGAAGATGCCGCCCAAGCAGGCAAAGATAAGAAAGCTGAAGTTGAAGCAGATGGTGTTGTTAATCCAGATGAGAAATCAGCCGTAGATGGCTTGAACGATGTCACAACTGAGAAGAAAGGTACAGCAACTCCGTTAGTCGATAGCTTACCAGAAGGCCCAGTCAAAGAAGCGTTGAAAGCACGTCTTGATCAAGTAACGACATCAGAAGTAACCGTCAACGATGCGGATAGCAACGGCAAACCAGATTCCCAAGATGCCGCAGAAGCCGCAGCTGAAGCAGCCGTGAAAGCAGCCGAAGATGCCGCCCAAGCAGGCAAAGATAAGAAAGCTGAAGTTGAAGCAGATGGTGTTGTTAATCCAGATGAGAAATCAGCCGTAGATGGCTTGAACGATGTCACAACTGAGAAGAAAGGTACAGCAACTCCGTTAGTCGATAGCTTACCAGAAGGCCCAGTCAAAGAAGCGTTGAAAGCACGTCTTGATCAAGTAACGACATCAGAAGTAACCGTCAACGATGCGGATAGCAACGGCAAACCAGATTCCCAAGATGCCGCAGAAGCCGCAGCTGAAGCAGCCGTGAAAGCAGCCGAAGATGCCGCCCAAGCAGGCAAAGATAAGAAAGCTGAAGTTGAAGCAGATGGTGTTGTTAATCCAGATGAGAAATCAGCCGTAGATGGCTTGAACGATGTCACAACTGAGAAGAAAGGTACAGCAACTCCGTTAGTCGATAGCTTACCAGAAGGCCCAGTCAAAGAAGCGTTGAAAGCACGTCTTGATCAAGTAACGACATCAGAAGTAACCGTCAACGATGCGGATAGCAACGGCAAACCAGATTCCCAAGATGCCGCAGAAGCCGCAGCTGAAGCAGCCGTGAAAGCAGCCGAAGATGCCGCCCAAGCAGGCAAAGATAAGAAAGCTGAAGTTGAAGCAGATGGTGTTGTTAATCCAGATGAGAAATCAGCCGTAGATGGCTTGAACGATGTCACAACTGAGAAGAAAGGTACAGCAACTCCGTTAGTCGATAGCTTACCAGAAGGCCCAGTCAAAGAAGCGTTGAAAGCACGTCTTGATCAAGTAACGACATCAGAAGTAACCGTCAACGATGCGGATAGCAACGGCAAACCAGATTCCCAAGATGCCGCAGAAGCCGCAGCTGAAGCAGCCGTGAAAGCAGCCGAAGATGCCGCCCAAGCAGGCAAAGATAAGAAAGCTGAAGTTGAAGCAGATGGTGTTGTTAATCCAGATGAGAAATCAGCCGTAGATGGCTTGAACGATGTCACAACTGAGAAGAAAGGTACAGCAACTCCGTTAGTCGATAGCTTACCAGAAGGCCCAGTCAAAGAAGCGTTGAAAGCACGTCTTGATCAAGTAACGACATCAGAAGTAACCGTCAACGATGCGGATAGCAACGGCAAACCAGATTCCCAAGATGCCGCAGAAGCCGCAGCTGAAGCAGCCGTGAAAGCAGCCGAAGATGCCGCCCAAGCAGGCAAAGATAAGAAAGCTGAAGTTGAAGCAGATGGTGTTGTTAATCCAGATGAGAAATCAGCCGTAGATGGCTTGAACGATGTCACAACTGAGAAGAAAGGTACAGCAACTCCGTTAGTCGATAGCTTACCAGAAGGCCCAGTCAAAGAAGCGTTGAAAGCACGTCTTGATCAAGTAACGACATCAGAAGTAACCGTCAACGATGCGGATAGCAACGGCAAACCAGATTCCCAAGATGCCGCAGAAGCCGCAGCTGAAGCAGCCGTGAAAGCAGCCGAAGATGCCGCCCAAGCAGGCAAAGATAAGAAAGCTGAAGTTGAAGCAGATGGTGTTGTTGAACTTCCTTCTACTGGCGAGATCAATACTCATCTATCGTTGTTTGGAATAATTGTTTTGTTAATAAGCACTCTTATGTATGGTTCTAAGAAAAAAGAGGATTAA